In one window of Peribacillus sp. FSL H8-0477 DNA:
- a CDS encoding HAD family hydrolase yields the protein MIKAIIFDFDGLILDTETYEIQSYQQIYEEHQIPFPHQRWLENIGTQGTFNPFDELLHAKKDLVLEKLDLERIAKYEQLTIDIQPREGVLEYLIRGKELGLKLAIASSSSKKWVTTYLERLGLSPYFDCIHTSDDVKKVKPDPELYIKTMNYFKLQPEEAIVFEDSANGSLAAIRAGIPCVIVPNETTSTLIFHEKVALRLKSKKEKTLDEVISFISQLK from the coding sequence GTGATAAAAGCAATTATTTTTGATTTTGATGGGTTAATTTTAGATACTGAAACGTATGAAATTCAGTCGTATCAACAGATATATGAAGAACATCAGATTCCCTTCCCACATCAACGCTGGCTTGAAAACATTGGAACACAAGGTACCTTTAACCCTTTTGACGAGCTGTTGCATGCAAAAAAGGATCTTGTGTTAGAGAAACTTGATCTAGAAAGAATTGCTAAATATGAGCAGTTAACAATAGATATACAACCAAGGGAAGGGGTCTTAGAGTATTTAATCAGGGGCAAGGAGCTAGGCTTAAAACTAGCGATAGCTTCAAGTTCTTCAAAAAAGTGGGTGACTACTTATCTTGAAAGGTTAGGCCTCTCACCTTATTTTGATTGTATACACACATCAGATGATGTTAAAAAGGTTAAACCGGATCCAGAACTTTACATAAAAACGATGAATTACTTTAAACTCCAACCGGAAGAGGCTATCGTATTTGAAGATTCAGCTAATGGTTCGTTAGCTGCCATTCGAGCTGGAATTCCATGTGTCATTGTCCCAAACGAGACAACAAGTACGCTGATCTTTCACGAAAAAGTAGCGTTAAGATTGAAGTCGAAAAAAGAAAAAACCTTAGATGAAGTCATTTCCTTTATCTCTCAACTTAAATAG
- a CDS encoding class I adenylate-forming enzyme family protein, which produces MSLHELHASQQLLVGEALKSAVHYSPNRTAFIHNDHVITFKQLYKNSSYLAGWLQSEGVTKNDKVACIYKNGIPFVELYFACSLIGAVLVPQNYRLSPKEWSKIIHHSDAKFIFLETDFLKPFEGSREYLPQIEKVIVTGQSLESSSIVYSSILEKKIPYESREELNDYEPHVIVYTSGTTGEPKGVVLTHKNFYINGMNKMSSLNQAQHTKTMILPPLFHVATLSLLVQNCLNEGTFVLMNQFEPITVLETIEKEAINSMFLVPTMWAALLNVPNFTDYDVRSMKLCSTGASICPLELKLKIKERFPSAGIYEAFGQTEMSPTTTNLLPEDSLRKTNSVGKPCINVRIRVVDDDLNDVPIGEVGEILYKGPTLMKEYYKNPEATREAFTGGWFHSGDLVRMDDEGFIYVVDRKKDVIISGGENIYSAEVEKTLNRHPYIRESAVVGVPDPKWGQSVLAYIVLEQGRALSKEEVVEYSQSELGSYKKPRYIEFLDELPRNTSGKILKIALRKVSL; this is translated from the coding sequence TTGAGCTTACATGAATTACATGCTTCCCAGCAATTACTTGTTGGGGAAGCATTAAAATCAGCTGTTCATTATTCACCAAATCGGACAGCTTTTATTCACAATGATCATGTAATTACATTTAAGCAACTCTATAAGAATTCATCTTATCTAGCAGGTTGGCTGCAAAGTGAGGGAGTCACTAAAAATGACAAGGTAGCTTGTATTTATAAAAATGGAATCCCATTTGTGGAGTTGTATTTTGCTTGCAGCTTAATTGGAGCTGTGCTCGTACCACAGAATTATCGATTATCGCCAAAAGAATGGTCCAAAATTATTCATCATTCCGACGCTAAATTCATTTTTTTAGAAACAGATTTTTTGAAGCCTTTCGAAGGTAGTAGAGAATATCTTCCTCAGATTGAGAAAGTAATTGTGACTGGGCAGTCTTTGGAGAGTTCCTCTATCGTCTATTCTTCCATCTTAGAAAAGAAAATCCCATATGAATCACGAGAAGAGCTGAATGATTATGAGCCTCATGTAATTGTATATACATCCGGGACAACGGGTGAACCCAAAGGTGTCGTATTAACCCACAAAAATTTTTATATAAATGGTATGAATAAGATGAGCAGCCTCAATCAGGCTCAGCACACAAAAACAATGATTCTTCCGCCGTTATTTCATGTAGCTACCTTGTCACTGTTGGTACAAAATTGTCTTAATGAGGGTACGTTTGTTTTAATGAATCAGTTTGAACCTATTACTGTATTAGAGACGATTGAAAAAGAGGCAATCAATTCGATGTTTCTCGTGCCGACGATGTGGGCCGCATTACTTAATGTACCTAACTTTACTGATTATGATGTTCGCTCAATGAAACTATGTTCAACTGGAGCCAGCATCTGTCCATTAGAGCTAAAATTAAAAATTAAAGAAAGGTTCCCTTCGGCTGGAATCTATGAAGCCTTCGGTCAAACAGAAATGAGTCCGACTACCACGAATTTATTGCCAGAGGACTCCCTTCGGAAAACAAATTCTGTTGGAAAACCTTGTATCAATGTGCGAATTCGAGTAGTGGATGACGATTTGAATGATGTACCTATTGGTGAAGTCGGAGAAATTCTTTACAAGGGCCCCACCTTGATGAAAGAATATTATAAAAATCCCGAAGCAACCCGTGAAGCTTTCACAGGCGGGTGGTTCCACAGTGGTGACTTAGTCCGGATGGACGATGAAGGATTTATTTATGTCGTCGATCGAAAAAAGGATGTGATTATCAGCGGCGGAGAAAACATTTATTCAGCTGAAGTAGAGAAGACGTTGAATAGACATCCATATATTCGTGAATCTGCAGTCGTTGGGGTTCCAGACCCAAAATGGGGACAAAGTGTTCTTGCCTATATTGTCCTGGAACAAGGGAGAGCTTTATCGAAGGAAGAGGTCGTTGAATACTCCCAAAGCGAACTTGGTTCCTATAAAAAACCTAGATATATAGAATTTCTAGATGAACTACCTCGAAATACCTCGGGAAAGATTCTTAAAATAGCACTCAGGAAGGTTTCCCTGTAA
- a CDS encoding ECF transporter S component, translating into MSKTNMWSFKLSTASIVLIPAAVGINYIGKLFAGLLKLPLWLDSIGTILAAMLAGPIVGALCGLINNIIYGLTLDPVSFVYALTSVGIGIAAGIMAYKGYIRNIGMAVVMGLVISLVATVISTPINIVYWGGQTGNIWGDALFATLIANDFPLWLASALDELVVDIPDKIAVVVISFLLYKGLPNSLDQLFKNEKNRVEQL; encoded by the coding sequence ATGTCGAAAACAAATATGTGGAGCTTTAAATTATCAACGGCTTCTATAGTTTTGATACCGGCTGCAGTCGGTATTAATTATATAGGAAAGTTATTTGCAGGACTTCTCAAACTGCCTCTGTGGCTTGATTCCATTGGAACAATCTTAGCTGCGATGCTGGCTGGACCAATCGTGGGAGCGCTTTGTGGGTTAATTAATAATATTATTTACGGGCTGACTTTAGATCCTGTCTCATTTGTGTACGCGTTAACAAGCGTTGGAATAGGGATTGCTGCTGGCATTATGGCTTATAAGGGATACATTCGGAATATAGGGATGGCTGTTGTAATGGGGCTTGTCATTAGTCTCGTGGCTACCGTCATATCTACACCCATTAATATTGTCTATTGGGGAGGACAGACAGGGAACATATGGGGGGATGCACTATTTGCCACACTGATTGCGAATGATTTCCCGCTTTGGCTGGCATCGGCTCTTGATGAATTAGTGGTGGATATACCTGATAAAATAGCGGTGGTTGTGATTTCATTTTTACTTTACAAAGGGCTGCCAAACAGTCTTGATCAACTGTTTAAAAATGAGAAAAATCGTGTAGAACAGCTGTAA
- the speD gene encoding adenosylmethionine decarboxylase, with translation MTYTATNTIELHGFNNLTKSLSFNMYDICYTKTKAEREAYIAYIDEQYSAERLTNILKNVTDIIGAHVLNVAQQDYYPQGASVTMLVSEGPVVEVPLDSYDETPGPLPESVVMQLDKSHITVHTYPEFHPNEGISTFRADIDVSTCGEISPLKALNYLIHSFDTDIMTMDYRVRGFTRDKNGSKLFIDHDIQSIQNYIPKDSKDLYDMIDVNVYQENIFHTKCRLKAFDLDNYLFGYKKDKLAASEIEEITNKLKEEMDEIFFGKNMKKE, from the coding sequence ATGACGTACACAGCAACGAATACAATTGAATTACATGGATTTAACAATTTAACTAAATCACTTAGTTTTAATATGTATGATATTTGTTATACAAAAACAAAAGCTGAACGTGAAGCCTACATAGCGTATATCGATGAACAGTATAGTGCGGAAAGATTGACCAATATACTGAAAAATGTAACAGATATCATTGGAGCACATGTATTAAATGTAGCTCAACAGGATTATTATCCCCAGGGTGCCAGTGTAACGATGCTTGTATCAGAAGGTCCTGTCGTTGAAGTACCATTAGATTCTTACGATGAAACACCAGGTCCGCTGCCTGAATCCGTTGTAATGCAGCTAGATAAAAGTCATATCACGGTCCATACCTATCCTGAATTCCATCCCAACGAAGGAATTAGTACCTTTCGTGCCGATATCGATGTCTCAACATGTGGTGAAATTTCGCCGCTAAAAGCATTAAACTATTTAATTCATTCGTTTGATACTGATATTATGACAATGGACTACCGTGTTAGGGGCTTTACTCGTGACAAAAATGGCAGTAAATTGTTTATCGATCATGACATCCAATCCATTCAAAACTATATTCCAAAAGATAGTAAAGACTTATACGATATGATTGATGTAAATGTATACCAAGAAAATATTTTTCACACGAAATGCAGACTAAAAGCATTTGACCTGGATAATTATTTATTTGGTTACAAAAAGGATAAATTAGCTGCGTCGGAAATTGAGGAAATTACCAACAAACTTAAAGAAGAAATGGATGAAATATTTTTCGGAAAGAACATGAAAAAGGAGTAA
- a CDS encoding class I adenylate-forming enzyme family protein, whose translation MNIIELLQSTVERYPEIPALVFRDQEISYQELGKRVRKAASGLKALGVSEDTKVGLMMSNKPEYIITYFAILANGGTVVPLNPLFKEAEVTYILNDSDSEYLVLEEMSLSVIQHVKNELTSVKEIICYGDSDEHSWASLLTYPEMESFVPRYGSETAQIIYTSGTTGFPKGAMITHANLNWMAIAAAVTNSVKPGDRILCVLPLFHAYAKLQGVLANIAHGGTIYIEERFEPVSILDKLAKNKINIFLGVPTMYTMFIHSPNITELDFSALRIAGSGGASLPAEVIDKVKQLMDVDISEGYGLTESTVMLCASPREGVKKVGSTGVPLAGVNLKIVDPEGNTVGPKEVGEIIFRGPNLMKGYYKQPQETENAIRDGWMHTGDLAYADEDGYIFIVDRMKDMIIRGGFNVYPREIEEVLYTHPNVIECAIIGRPDPVFGEKIAAYVVTKTEQEEEELREYCKQKLVHYKTPDYIIFIKEIPKSGTGKMLKTALKKLDKETVNP comes from the coding sequence ATGAATATTATTGAATTGCTGCAATCGACTGTTGAAAGATACCCAGAGATACCTGCCCTTGTTTTTCGCGATCAGGAAATCAGTTATCAAGAGCTAGGGAAACGAGTACGTAAAGCGGCCTCAGGACTCAAGGCTCTTGGTGTCAGTGAAGATACAAAGGTCGGTTTAATGATGTCGAATAAGCCGGAATATATTATTACCTATTTTGCTATTTTAGCTAACGGAGGGACAGTTGTTCCCCTGAACCCATTATTTAAGGAAGCTGAAGTTACCTATATCCTCAATGACTCTGATTCTGAATATCTAGTGTTAGAGGAGATGTCTCTTTCTGTTATTCAACATGTTAAAAACGAGTTGACCAGCGTGAAAGAAATCATCTGCTATGGTGACTCAGACGAACATTCTTGGGCATCGCTTTTGACTTATCCTGAAATGGAGAGTTTTGTTCCGCGTTATGGGTCTGAAACCGCACAAATTATCTATACATCAGGAACGACTGGATTTCCAAAAGGGGCAATGATCACCCACGCAAATTTAAACTGGATGGCCATTGCAGCTGCGGTGACGAATTCGGTAAAACCAGGCGATCGAATTCTTTGTGTACTGCCTCTATTCCATGCATATGCAAAGCTGCAAGGCGTATTAGCCAATATCGCCCATGGAGGAACGATTTATATCGAGGAACGATTTGAACCGGTATCAATCCTTGATAAACTTGCTAAAAATAAGATTAATATTTTCTTAGGTGTTCCAACCATGTATACGATGTTTATCCACTCACCGAATATTACGGAACTTGATTTTTCTGCACTTCGCATTGCCGGATCAGGGGGAGCCAGTCTTCCAGCAGAGGTGATTGATAAAGTCAAACAATTAATGGACGTTGATATATCGGAAGGCTACGGATTAACTGAAAGTACCGTTATGCTTTGCGCTTCACCAAGAGAGGGAGTTAAGAAGGTTGGTTCTACCGGTGTTCCGCTGGCAGGCGTCAACTTAAAAATAGTGGACCCTGAGGGAAATACGGTCGGACCAAAAGAAGTGGGAGAAATTATCTTTAGAGGCCCGAATTTGATGAAGGGTTATTATAAACAGCCTCAAGAGACAGAAAATGCAATTCGAGATGGCTGGATGCATACTGGAGATTTGGCCTATGCGGACGAAGACGGCTATATTTTTATTGTGGACAGAATGAAAGATATGATCATAAGAGGCGGATTCAACGTGTATCCGCGAGAAATAGAAGAAGTCCTTTATACGCATCCTAATGTGATTGAATGTGCGATCATTGGACGGCCGGATCCCGTGTTCGGTGAAAAAATTGCGGCTTATGTCGTAACGAAGACGGAACAAGAAGAAGAGGAACTACGGGAATACTGTAAACAGAAATTAGTTCACTATAAAACACCTGATTATATTATCTTCATAAAAGAAATCCCAAAATCAGGGACAGGTAAAATGCTCAAAACGGCCTTGAAAAAACTTGATAAAGAGACCGTTAATCCTTAA
- a CDS encoding energy-coupling factor transporter transmembrane component T family protein — MYQDRMSLVHTIDPITKLVFILFSVSLPLILQNIYWSVGILMFCLLLLLIGKVFKQALPILGLSFVLLLSIVVIQGLYSPTNETLFFSVGFIQFYEEGLLVAVHIILRVTTLLCSVCILVLTTKPSDLIQSLMKKGLPAKMGYVLNSVMQIIPEMRSTMATISDAQRSRGIETEGKLSTRIKAFFPLLGPVIMNALVSTRERSMALEVRGFNSTAKKSFLIEPIFSKVGFPLQIMMMVMLAGAIGWRVFL; from the coding sequence TTGTATCAAGATCGCATGTCACTGGTACATACTATTGATCCAATTACGAAGTTGGTCTTCATTCTTTTTTCTGTAAGTTTGCCTTTGATTCTCCAAAACATTTATTGGTCAGTCGGTATCCTGATGTTTTGTCTATTGCTTCTATTAATAGGAAAAGTGTTTAAACAAGCTCTGCCCATTTTAGGACTCAGTTTTGTACTGCTTCTCTCTATTGTGGTGATTCAGGGATTATATTCACCAACAAATGAAACGCTGTTCTTTTCTGTTGGTTTTATACAATTTTATGAAGAAGGCTTGCTTGTTGCTGTCCACATTATTCTGAGGGTTACGACCCTGCTTTGCTCGGTTTGTATACTCGTGCTGACTACGAAGCCCTCTGATTTAATCCAGAGTCTCATGAAAAAAGGATTACCAGCTAAAATGGGCTATGTCCTTAACTCGGTTATGCAAATCATCCCTGAAATGCGTTCAACTATGGCTACTATTTCGGATGCTCAACGGTCACGGGGAATCGAAACAGAAGGGAAATTAAGTACAAGAATTAAAGCGTTTTTCCCTTTGCTTGGACCGGTCATTATGAATGCTCTTGTTAGTACCCGCGAGCGTTCAATGGCCCTTGAAGTACGCGGCTTTAATTCCACGGCAAAAAAAAGTTTTTTAATTGAGCCAATCTTTTCGAAAGTCGGTTTTCCTCTGCAGATTATGATGATGGTTATGCTTGCTGGGGCAATAGGATGGAGGGTTTTCCTATGA
- a CDS encoding gamma-glutamyl-gamma-aminobutyrate hydrolase family protein — protein sequence MDKKPVIGITCAYTKQSLNSEGVYVHQDYHRAVIQAGGIPLLLPAADQATLNAYFELCDGFILSGGEDLDPAFFGEAHHPKLGFVYHDRDAAEFYLTQLLLEQKKPFLAICRGIQVLNVVCGGSLYQDIPSQLAAAHPHSQITHRSNTFHPVMLTENSKLYQIFQKTSLDVNSLHHQSIKALGKDLETVAVAADGVIEAVEVQNHPFGIGVQWHPESMASKDVLTQQLFQSFIQAAYQNGFSADKLHIS from the coding sequence ATGGATAAAAAACCGGTTATTGGGATTACGTGTGCATATACAAAGCAAAGCTTAAATTCAGAGGGGGTTTATGTTCATCAAGATTATCATCGGGCAGTCATCCAAGCAGGTGGTATCCCTTTACTCTTACCGGCTGCTGACCAAGCCACGCTAAATGCTTATTTTGAATTATGTGATGGGTTCATCTTGAGCGGAGGTGAAGATCTTGATCCAGCATTCTTTGGAGAGGCACACCACCCTAAACTTGGATTTGTCTACCATGATCGTGATGCTGCGGAGTTTTACCTTACTCAATTACTTCTAGAACAAAAAAAACCATTTCTAGCGATTTGTAGAGGGATCCAAGTTCTTAATGTTGTTTGTGGAGGTTCATTATATCAAGATATTCCGAGTCAGCTGGCTGCAGCCCACCCACATAGCCAAATAACACATCGTTCAAATACGTTTCATCCTGTCATGCTTACTGAAAACAGCAAGCTTTATCAAATTTTCCAAAAAACTAGCCTTGATGTAAATAGTCTTCATCACCAATCTATAAAGGCATTAGGAAAGGATTTAGAAACTGTGGCAGTTGCAGCAGATGGGGTAATTGAAGCAGTCGAAGTACAAAACCATCCATTCGGAATTGGTGTACAATGGCATCCAGAAAGCATGGCAAGTAAAGACGTCCTCACACAGCAGCTTTTTCAGTCCTTCATCCAAGCGGCTTATCAAAATGGATTTTCTGCAGATAAACTTCATATAAGTTAA
- a CDS encoding CpsB/CapC family capsule biosynthesis tyrosine phosphatase, with protein MIVHPERNKEILLNPSILYHLIQEGALTQVTAGSITGSFGKKIKLFSEKMIEHSWVHLIASDAHNCTSRGFSLQDAYLSIRKKFGNSIAFLLNENSEVLLRGQKIYTEEPSKIKKKKMGIF; from the coding sequence ATTATCGTTCATCCTGAGAGAAATAAGGAAATCCTGCTGAATCCATCAATCTTATATCATTTAATTCAAGAGGGAGCGTTGACACAAGTTACTGCAGGAAGCATTACTGGTTCATTTGGAAAGAAAATAAAATTGTTTTCCGAAAAAATGATTGAACACAGCTGGGTTCATCTCATAGCTTCTGATGCACATAACTGTACCTCAAGAGGATTTTCACTCCAAGATGCGTATCTCTCTATCCGTAAGAAATTTGGGAACAGCATAGCCTTTCTTTTAAATGAAAATTCGGAAGTACTATTACGAGGACAAAAGATTTATACAGAAGAGCCGAGTAAAATCAAGAAAAAGAAAATGGGGATTTTTTAA
- a CDS encoding enoyl-CoA hydratase/isomerase family protein: MEKLVTYEKQEGFATVTINNPPLNVLGSKVVEQLHDVFTTIAGDPDIIVVILTGAGDRAFMAGADIKEFPEKLGGNMKSGSIKTHETLNLIASLHKPTIAMLNGITLGGGCELALTCDFRIAEEHVQIGLPEIKLGIFPGGGGTQRLPRLIGKTKAKELMFTGDPITAQEAKEIGLVSTVVPKGKGMEEAAKLAMRIARHSLEALAMIKQAVDEGMEKQIEDGIQLETELFQEIFQSKGAKEGVQAFLEKRTPQFNR, encoded by the coding sequence ATGGAAAAGCTAGTCACTTATGAAAAGCAGGAAGGATTCGCAACGGTTACAATTAATAATCCACCATTGAATGTACTTGGAAGCAAAGTGGTTGAACAGTTACACGACGTCTTTACGACAATTGCGGGTGACCCTGATATTATCGTCGTCATTTTGACAGGAGCAGGCGATAGAGCATTCATGGCAGGTGCGGATATTAAAGAATTTCCTGAAAAACTTGGCGGTAACATGAAGTCGGGTTCAATCAAAACACATGAGACTCTTAATCTAATAGCGTCACTTCATAAACCAACAATCGCGATGTTAAACGGGATTACACTTGGCGGTGGATGTGAATTAGCTCTGACCTGTGATTTTAGAATTGCTGAAGAACATGTACAGATTGGTCTCCCGGAAATTAAATTAGGTATTTTTCCTGGAGGAGGGGGAACACAGCGTCTGCCTCGCTTAATTGGGAAGACAAAAGCCAAGGAGCTTATGTTTACTGGGGACCCGATAACAGCTCAGGAAGCTAAAGAGATTGGTTTAGTTAGTACAGTTGTACCAAAAGGAAAGGGAATGGAAGAGGCAGCTAAGCTTGCCATGCGTATAGCACGCCACTCTCTTGAAGCTTTGGCGATGATTAAACAAGCAGTAGACGAGGGAATGGAAAAACAGATTGAAGATGGGATTCAGCTGGAGACAGAACTATTTCAAGAAATTTTTCAATCTAAGGGTGCCAAGGAAGGTGTTCAAGCATTTTTGGAAAAACGTACTCCACAGTTTAATCGCTGA
- a CDS encoding PaaI family thioesterase, whose translation MEETIEHQEDLFINSPFNKHIGIEVKHFSEGDVVLQLTIKDSHLNVNDTAHGGVYFSLLDSVMGATVRSTVKNPITTISMNINYFSPIKEEDIITATAKIIQKGNSIVTAEGEVSDKSGKVVSKAIGTFKIMRHLKKGAIENNEE comes from the coding sequence ATGGAAGAGACAATCGAACACCAAGAAGATCTGTTTATAAACAGTCCATTCAATAAACATATAGGGATTGAGGTTAAACATTTTTCAGAGGGCGATGTTGTGTTGCAGCTTACAATTAAGGATTCACATCTTAATGTTAATGATACCGCGCATGGAGGGGTTTATTTTTCACTGTTGGATAGCGTGATGGGGGCAACTGTGCGTTCTACGGTCAAAAATCCAATAACAACGATTAGTATGAATATCAATTACTTCTCTCCAATTAAAGAGGAGGATATTATTACAGCCACCGCAAAAATAATTCAGAAAGGAAATAGTATTGTTACGGCAGAGGGAGAAGTAAGCGATAAAAGCGGAAAGGTCGTTTCCAAAGCAATCGGTACCTTTAAGATTATGCGACATTTAAAGAAGGGTGCGATTGAAAATAATGAAGAATAA
- a CDS encoding SDR family NAD(P)-dependent oxidoreductase: MRNLEGKVVIITGAGRGIGRAMALLMAKEGAKVVVNDLGGSAEGSGEDLQVADAVVNEIKEAGGDAVANYDSVSEFQSAGKIIETAIQSFGRIDTVINNAGILRDRMVFNMSEEEWDSVIKVHLKGSFNMTRAAAGYFKEQKSGSFINFTSTSGLIGNIGQANYAAAKLGIVGLTKSTALDMQRYHVRANAIAPFAWSRLIGSIPSESPDQKARVEKIKQMRPEHIAPLAGYLASDLANDVTGQLFGVRGKEIVLFSQPRPIRSVSNLEGWSVDSIGEQGIEALRSGFTKLEVSGDVFPYPPII; this comes from the coding sequence ATGAGAAATTTAGAAGGTAAAGTGGTAATCATAACTGGTGCAGGACGCGGGATTGGCAGAGCGATGGCTTTACTTATGGCGAAAGAGGGAGCGAAAGTAGTTGTTAATGATTTGGGCGGCAGTGCAGAAGGAAGTGGTGAAGACCTTCAAGTAGCTGATGCAGTGGTCAATGAAATTAAAGAGGCAGGCGGAGATGCAGTTGCAAACTATGATTCGGTATCAGAATTCCAAAGTGCTGGAAAAATCATTGAAACTGCGATCCAAAGCTTCGGAAGAATAGATACGGTTATAAATAATGCAGGTATTCTTCGGGACCGAATGGTGTTTAACATGTCAGAAGAGGAATGGGATAGCGTGATTAAGGTACATTTGAAAGGTTCGTTCAACATGACTCGTGCAGCGGCAGGCTATTTTAAGGAACAAAAAAGTGGTTCCTTTATTAATTTCACATCGACATCTGGTTTGATTGGAAATATCGGTCAAGCCAACTATGCTGCAGCAAAGCTTGGGATTGTTGGTTTAACCAAATCAACAGCTCTAGATATGCAGCGTTATCATGTTCGTGCCAATGCCATTGCACCGTTTGCCTGGAGCAGATTGATTGGTTCAATCCCCTCAGAGTCACCTGATCAAAAAGCACGGGTGGAAAAAATCAAGCAAATGCGTCCGGAACATATTGCACCGCTTGCCGGTTACCTGGCAAGCGACTTAGCAAATGATGTTACTGGACAACTATTCGGTGTGCGCGGAAAGGAAATTGTCTTGTTTTCACAGCCGCGTCCGATTCGGTCTGTGTCTAATTTGGAAGGCTGGTCGGTTGATTCAATTGGAGAACAGGGTATTGAAGCGTTAAGATCAGGATTCACTAAGCTAGAAGTCTCGGGGGATGTATTTCCCTATCCCCCAATTATCTAA
- a CDS encoding energy-coupling factor ABC transporter ATP-binding protein: protein MSIINVRHLNYRYPLKKELTLVDLSFVINKGEFIGIVGQNRAGKSTLCQALIGLVPHFHKGAYGGIVEINGINVQESDVNTISEKAGIVFQNPFTQITGAKLTVYEEIAFGLENLGIPQKEMRVRIDEALQLLDIYECRNHNPFELSGGQMQRMAIASIITMRPEVIILDEPTSQLDPQGTEEVFRAINALSKDGMTVIMVEHKIESIAKYADRIMLMANGSIVDFDSPQKVFSRADLLDYGVPPPVYTQICRQLGIRNKDTGLYPITLEEAYEWMVATK from the coding sequence ATGAGTATCATCAACGTTCGTCATTTAAACTATCGTTACCCATTAAAGAAGGAGCTGACTTTAGTAGATCTTTCGTTTGTTATTAATAAAGGAGAATTTATTGGAATTGTTGGACAGAATCGTGCTGGTAAATCAACGCTTTGCCAGGCATTAATTGGTTTAGTTCCCCACTTTCATAAAGGAGCCTATGGCGGCATTGTCGAAATTAATGGGATAAATGTGCAGGAATCCGATGTAAATACAATCAGTGAAAAGGCAGGGATTGTGTTTCAAAATCCGTTCACTCAAATTACTGGAGCTAAACTAACGGTCTATGAAGAGATTGCCTTTGGGTTAGAAAATCTTGGGATTCCACAGAAAGAAATGAGAGTACGGATTGATGAAGCTTTACAGCTGCTTGATATCTATGAATGTAGAAATCATAACCCCTTTGAATTATCGGGCGGACAGATGCAGCGGATGGCTATTGCAAGTATTATTACGATGAGACCTGAGGTAATTATTCTTGATGAACCGACGTCACAGTTGGATCCACAAGGAACAGAGGAAGTTTTCCGTGCTATCAATGCTCTTAGCAAAGATGGTATGACCGTCATTATGGTGGAACACAAAATTGAAAGTATCGCCAAATATGCTGATCGGATTATGTTAATGGCGAACGGGAGTATTGTGGATTTTGATAGCCCGCAAAAGGTGTTTTCCCGTGCTGACCTTTTAGACTATGGTGTACCTCCCCCAGTGTATACGCAAATTTGCAGACAGCTTGGGATAAGGAATAAAGACACGGGGCTCTATCCAATTACACTCGAAGAAGCTTATGAATGGATGGTGGCGACAAAATGA